Proteins found in one Micropterus dolomieu isolate WLL.071019.BEF.003 ecotype Adirondacks linkage group LG10, ASM2129224v1, whole genome shotgun sequence genomic segment:
- the ccnc gene encoding cyclin-C, which yields MAGNFWQSSHYLQWVLDKQDLMKERQKDLKFLSEEEYWKLQIFFANVIQALGEHLKLRQQVIATATVYFKRFYARYSLKSIDPVLMAPTCVFLASKVEEFGVVSNTRLISAATSVLKTRFSYAFPKEFPYRMNHILECEFYLLELMDCCLIVYHPYRPLLQYVQDMGQEDMLLPLAWRIVNDTYRTDLCLLYPPFMIALACLHVACVVQQKDARQWFAELSVDMDKILEIIRVILKLYDQWKNFDDRKEIAAVLNKMPKPKPPPNSESDQSSNGNQSNSYSQS from the exons ATGGCGGGAAACTTCTGGCAAAGTTCTCATTA TCTGCAGTGGGTTCTGGACAAGCAGGACCTGATGAAAGAGCGCCAGAAGGATCTGAAATTTCTTTCAGAAGAGGAGTACTGGAAGCTGCAGATTTTCTTTGCGAATG TGATCCAGGCTCTGGGAGAACACCTGAAGCTGCGACAGCAGGTCATTGCAACTGCAACTGTCTACTTCAAACGCTTCTATGCCAG GTATTCCCTGAAAAGTATAGATCCGGTGCTCATGGCTCCAACCTGTGTTTTCCTGGCTTCTAAAGTTGAG GAATTTGGAGTTGTGTCCAATACCAGGCTGATCTCTGCAGCAACATCTGTGT TGAAAACAAGATTTTCCTATGCCTTTCCAAAGGAGTTCCCTTACAGAATGAATCAT ATATTAGAATGTGAATTTTACCTTCTGGAGTTGATG GACTGCTGTCTGATTGTGTACCACCCCTACAGACCACTGTTGCAGTATGTGCAGGATATGGGGCAGGAGGACATGCTGCTGCCCTTGGCCTG GCGAATAGTGAATGACACATACAGGACAGATCTGTGTCTCCTCTACCCTCCCTTCATGATTGCCTTGG CCTGCCTGCATGTCGCCTGCGTGGTGCAGCAGAAGGATGCCAGGCAGTGGTTTGCTGAGCTCTCTGTTGACATGGACAAA ATCCTGGAGATTATCCGCGTCATTCTGAAGCTGTACGACCAGTGGAAAAACTTTGATGACAGGAAGGAGATAGCTGCCGTGCTAAACAAGATGCCTAAGCCCAAACCTCCTCCTAACAG TGAGAGTGACCAGAGCTCCAATGGGAACCAAAGCAACTCCTACAGCCAGTCTTAG
- the pou3f2a gene encoding POU domain, class 3, transcription factor 2a: MSGVLSGVTTSVNRSWPIKSGARRTTGARLCVPLAQRPGDAGERRLAAPWRKRVTVKGCLLLTPAITLAPIVMATATSNHYSVLTTPSSAPPPHSESGSMQQAAAYRDAHTLLQNDYSTLPGGGHPLSHAHQWITALSHGDGGTPWPPSPLGEQDVKPVLHDSDREELQNSSSLQQQQQQRHPHLAHQQVHHDARAWRTSTATTHIPGMATSEGQSLVYSQSGFGLMPGGEQGGMHHHPLRDEDHHSHSPHLSDHGGGPGAHQQSLSHHHQHGGHQDQSDEDTPTSDELEQFAKQFKQRRIKLGFTQADVGLALGTLYGNVFSQTTICRFEALQLSFKNMCKLKPLLNKWLEEADSTSGSPTSLDKIAAQGRKRKKRTSIEVGVKGALESHFLKCPKPGAAEINSLADSLQLEKEVVRVWFCNRRQKEKRMTPVGGQIPGGEDMYGDTPPHHGGQTPVQ; this comes from the coding sequence ATGAGCGGGGTGCTGTCAGGGGTAACCACATCTGTCAACCGTTCTTGGCCAATAAAGAGCGGAGCGAGGCGGACCACAGGTGCGCGCCTCTGCGTCCCCTTGGCACAGCGCCCGGGAGATGCTGGAGAGAGACGCCTAGCTGCCCCGTGGCGCAAAAGAGTTACTGTCAAAGGCTGCCTCCTTTTAACTCCAGCTATCACTCTGGCTCCGATAGTTATGGCGACCGCAACGTCCAACCACTACAGCGTCCTCACCACCCCCAGCAGCGCGCCACCGCCGCACTCGGAGTCCGGGAGCATGCAGCAGGCGGCAGCGTACAGGGACGCGCACACCCTGCTCCAGAACGATTATAGCACGTTACCGGGCGGTGGACATCCGCTCAGCCACGCGCACCAGTGGATAACGGCGCTGTCTCACGGTGACGGCGGGACGCCCTGGCCACCGAGTCCCCTCGGAGAACAGGACGTGAAGCCCGTGCTGCACGACAGTGACCGAGAGGAGCTGCAGAACTCCAGCAgtctgcagcaacagcagcaacagcgaCACCCTCACCTCGCACACCAGCAGGTGCATCACGACGCCAGAGCATGGCGAACCAGCACAGCCACCACGCACATCCCCGGTATGGCGACATCTGAGGGCCAGAGCCTAGTGTATTCCCAGTCCGGCTTCGGTCTGATGCCGGGGGGAGAGCAAGGGGGGATGCACCACCACCCCCTGCGGGATGAGGACCACCACAGCCACAGCCCGCATCTCAGTGATCACGGAGGCGGCCCTGGGGCCCACCAGCAGTCTCTGTCACACCATCACCAGCACGGGGGCCATCAGGACCAGTCAGACGAGGACACACCGACCTCCGACGAGTTGGAGCAGTTTGCCAAGCAGTTCAAACAGCGACGTATCAAGCTGGGCTTCACCCAGGCGGATGTGGGACTGGCTCTTGGGACGCTGTATGGAAACGTCTTTTCTCAGACCACCATTTGCAGGTTCGAGGCGCTCCAACTCAGCTTCAAAAACATGTGTAAACTCAAGCCCTTGTTGAACAAGTGGCTGGAGGAGGCGGACTCCACCTCGGGGAGTCCCACTAGCCTGGATAAAATCGCGGCACAGGGAcggaaaaggaaaaagaggacCTCCATCGAGGTGGGCGTCAAAGGGGCTCTGGAGAGCCATTTTCTCAAATGTCCAAAACCAGGAGCAGCGGAGATCAACTCCCTAGCGGACAGCCTGCAGCTGGAGAAGGAGGTGGtgagggtttggttttgtaACAGGCggcagaaggagaagaggatgaCACCCGTTGGGGGACAGATACCTGGAGGTGAGGACATGTACGGGGACACCCCTCCTCATCACGGAGGACAGACTCCTGTGCAGTGA
- the faxca gene encoding failed axon connections homolog — MYWRVGFAWTRSCVVDLGQNQSFSSGLLGSDEQLSFYGYIIACPLQDYGGIMSALGSDSWWRKTLYLTGGALLAAAAYLLHELLAIRKEEELDSKDAIILHQFSRPKTGVPSLSPFCLKMETYLRMVDLPYKNYFDGKLSPQGKMPWIEYNQEQVCGTEFIIDFLEERLGASLNKSLTPQERAMSRAITKMVEEHFYWTIAYCQWVDNLEETQKMLSVSGPLSDLLKWILSHLTGGIVKREMYGHGIGRFSKEEVYALMEKDMRTLATLLGDKKYLMGSKLSTVDAAVFSHLAPAMWTLPGTRPEQLIKGELINLAMYCDRIRRRFWPEWFVDLEDFCYNNTTECSDSASKLPDLGLYSRTGSFQDDTHTSHTHTPQHPPPSPDSDPTGHSLYDSDMDTECSEIDQLKC; from the exons ATGTACTGGCGCGTCGGGTTTGCCTGGACGCGGTCGTGTGTGGTTGATCTTGGCCAGAACCAGAGCTTCTCCTCCGGCCTGCTGGGCTCCGATGAGCAGCTCTCGTTTTATGGGTACATCATCGCCTGCCCACTGCAGGACTACGGCGGGATAATGTCCGCGCTGGGCTCGGACTCGTGGTGGCGGAAAACGCTGTATTTGACCGGAGGGGCTCTGCTCGCTGCCGCTGCTTATTTGCTGCACGAATTGCTGGCCATCAG aaaggaggaagaGCTGGACTCTAAAGATGCCATCATACTCCACCAGTTCTCCAGGCCCAAAACCGGTGTCCCGTCCCTGTCCCCTTTCTGCCTTAAGATGGAGACCTACCTCCGTATGGTTGACCTGCCCTACAAG AACTACTTTGATGGGAAGCTTTCACCGCAGGGAAAGATGCCGTGGATCGAATACAACCAGGAGCAGGTGTGTGGCACCGAGTTCATCATCGACTTCCTGGAGGAGAGGCTGGGTGCGAGCCTCAACAAGAGCCTGACGCCGCAGGAGAGGGCCATGTCTCGCGCCATCACCAAAATGGTGGAGGAGCATTTCTACTG gacCATAGCTTACTGTCAGTGGGTGGACAACCTGGAGGAGACCCAGAAGATGCTGTCTGTGAGCGGACCACTGAGCGACCTGCTCAAGTGGATCCTGAGTCACCTGACCGGCGGGATCGTCAAGAGGGAGATGTATGGGCATGGGATTGGGCGCTTCTCTAAGGAGGAAGTTTACGCCCTCATGGAGAAGGACATGCGGACCCTGGCCACTTTACTAG GCGATAAGAAGTATCTTATGGGCTCTAAGCTTTCGACAGTAGACGCTGCAGTGTTCAGTCACCTGGCCCCTGCTATGTGGACACTGCCAGGAACACGGCCGGAGCAGCTAATTAAAG GTGAGCTCATCAACCTGGCCATGTACTGCGACCGTATCCGCCGGCGATTCTGGCCCGAGTGGTTCGTGGACCTGGAGGACTTCTGCTACAACAACACCACAGAGTGCAGCGACTCAGCCTCTAAGCTCCCTGACCTGGGCCTTTACTCCCGCACGGGCTCTTTCCAGGACGACACGCACACTTCGCACACTCACACGCCACAGCACCCGCCGCCGTCGCCCGACAGCGACCCAACGGGCCACTCGCTGTATGACTCTGACATGGACACGGAGTGCTCTGAAATTGACCAGCTCAAGTGTTGA